The following proteins are encoded in a genomic region of Thermodesulfobacteriota bacterium:
- a CDS encoding S16 family serine protease has product MRFFKSSEEKVQAATLDELTAMVESVALPAAVQRVAERELALLARISPASSEYTIGFTYINYLISLPWSQRTTDRLDLAHAERILDEHHYGLERTKARVLEHLAVKILKLDDRPRILVVDDEAVARQNLQHILTKEGYAVELAGDGSTALDKLAAMQFQVVFCDLKMPGMSGMEVLEKAKQLTPDTEVVIVTGYATVDSAVFSMKKGASHYIAKPFKLDEVRATVREALRKRAARQEASGSVLCFAGPPGTGKTSLGRSIAQALGRRFVRISLGAMKDEAELLGHRRTYAGARPGRIIEEIRRAESANPVMMLDEVDKVGRELKGDLGAALLEVLDPEQNGAFVDHYVDLPFDLSGVIFIMTANVVDHILPPLLDRAELIDFSGYTEEEKLQIASRFLVPKQIRASGLAGHPTRFAPAALVRIIQSYTHEAGIRNLEREIATVCRKIAKGVVGDEEPRDRIIEVTPESLDRYLGPRKFFFEMAGLESRVGVTTGLVWTQVGGDIIFIETAKMPGGKELILTGSLGEVMRESAQTALSYIRSNAGTLGIAEGFFDRCDVHVHVPAGAIPKDGPSSGGAIALALISLLTGRPCRQDVAMSGELTLTGRILPVGGVKEKVLAARRSGIGTVILPAKNACDLEGIPPQILEALTIHWVERLDQMIDLVLLPPGQEGCAR; this is encoded by the coding sequence ATGCGATTCTTCAAGAGCTCCGAGGAGAAGGTCCAGGCTGCCACCCTGGATGAGCTTACGGCCATGGTGGAGTCGGTGGCGCTGCCGGCCGCGGTGCAGCGGGTGGCCGAAAGGGAGCTCGCCCTCCTGGCGCGGATCAGTCCGGCCTCGTCGGAGTACACCATCGGCTTCACGTACATCAACTATCTCATCTCCCTGCCCTGGAGCCAGCGGACCACCGACCGCCTGGATCTGGCGCACGCCGAGCGGATCCTGGACGAGCACCATTATGGCCTGGAGAGGACCAAGGCCCGGGTCCTGGAGCATCTGGCGGTCAAGATCCTGAAGCTGGACGACCGGCCGCGCATCCTGGTGGTGGATGACGAGGCAGTGGCGCGGCAGAACCTGCAGCACATCCTGACCAAAGAAGGCTATGCCGTCGAGCTGGCCGGCGACGGCAGCACGGCCCTGGACAAGCTGGCCGCCATGCAGTTCCAGGTGGTGTTCTGCGACCTCAAGATGCCAGGGATGAGCGGCATGGAGGTCCTGGAGAAGGCCAAGCAGCTCACCCCGGACACCGAGGTGGTCATCGTCACCGGGTACGCCACGGTGGACTCCGCGGTCTTCTCCATGAAGAAGGGGGCCTCCCACTATATTGCGAAGCCGTTCAAGCTCGACGAGGTGCGGGCCACGGTCCGGGAGGCACTGAGGAAGAGAGCGGCCCGACAGGAGGCCAGCGGCTCGGTGCTCTGCTTCGCCGGCCCACCGGGCACCGGCAAGACCAGCCTGGGCCGCTCCATCGCCCAGGCCCTGGGCCGCCGTTTTGTGCGCATCTCCCTGGGCGCCATGAAGGACGAGGCCGAGCTCCTCGGCCACCGGCGGACCTATGCCGGAGCCAGGCCGGGCAGGATCATCGAGGAGATCCGGCGGGCCGAGTCAGCCAACCCGGTGATGATGCTGGACGAGGTGGACAAGGTCGGCAGGGAGCTCAAGGGCGACCTGGGGGCGGCCCTTTTGGAGGTGCTGGATCCGGAGCAGAACGGCGCCTTTGTCGATCATTATGTGGATCTGCCCTTCGACCTGTCGGGGGTGATCTTCATCATGACCGCCAACGTCGTCGACCATATCCTGCCGCCCCTCCTGGATCGGGCCGAGCTCATCGACTTTTCCGGCTACACCGAAGAGGAGAAGCTCCAGATCGCCTCCCGCTTTCTGGTCCCCAAGCAGATCCGGGCCTCCGGCCTGGCCGGCCACCCCACCCGCTTCGCACCAGCGGCGCTGGTCAGGATCATCCAGAGCTATACCCACGAGGCGGGCATCCGCAACCTGGAGCGGGAGATCGCCACCGTCTGCCGCAAGATCGCCAAAGGGGTGGTGGGCGACGAGGAGCCCCGGGACCGGATCATCGAGGTCACCCCGGAATCCCTGGACCGCTATCTGGGACCCCGCAAGTTCTTCTTCGAGATGGCCGGGCTGGAGAGCCGGGTGGGGGTGACCACCGGTCTGGTCTGGACCCAGGTAGGCGGCGACATCATCTTCATTGAAACCGCCAAGATGCCGGGGGGCAAGGAGCTGATCCTGACCGGCTCTCTGGGGGAGGTGATGCGCGAATCGGCCCAGACGGCATTAAGCTATATCCGCAGCAATGCCGGCACGCTGGGGATTGCCGAAGGCTTCTTCGACCGCTGCGACGTCCATGTCCATGTGCCCGCCGGCGCCATCCCCAAGGATGGGCCCTCCTCAGGCGGGGCCATCGCCCTGGCCCTGATCTCGCTTCTGACCGGCCGGCCCTGCCGGCAGGATGTGGCCATGAGCGGGGAGCTGACCCTGACCGGCCGGATCCTGCCGGTGGGCGGGGTCAAGGAGAAGGTCCTGGCCGCGCGGCGCTCGGGGATTGGCACCGTGATCCTGCCAGCGAAGAACGCCTGCGACCTGGAGGGCATCCCGCCCCAGATCCTGGAGGCGTTGACCATCCACTGGGTGGAGCGGCTGGACCAGATGATCGACCTGGTGCTCCTGCCGCCAGGTCAGGAAGGCTGTGCCCGGTAG